Proteins found in one Canis lupus baileyi chromosome 26, mCanLup2.hap1, whole genome shotgun sequence genomic segment:
- the MYBL2 gene encoding myb-related protein B isoform X8 produces the protein MSCAQETVKRYLLSKDAGKAQSEELDELHYQDTDSDVPEQRDSKCKVKWTHEEDEQLRTLVRQFGQQDWKFLASHFPNRTDQQCQYRWLRVLNPDLVKGPWTKEEDQKVIELVKKYGTKQWTLIAKHLKGRLGKQCRERWHNHLNPEVKKSCWTEEEDRIICEAHKVLGNRWAEIAKMLPGRTDNAVKNHWNSTIKRKVDTGGFLSESKDCKPPVYLLLELEDKEGCQSARPVEEQGSLMTNWPPALPAMKEEESSEEEATAATTSKEQGAVPADLGGVRTPEPLEDFPKREDQEGSSPETSLPYKWVVEAANLLIPAVGSSLSEALDLIESDPDAWCDLSKFDLPEEPSAEGSISNSPVQPSPSQQQQTLPSRQPASTVPSVTEYRLDGHTISDLSRSSRGELIPISPSTEVGGLGIGTPPSVLKRQKKRRVALSPVTENSASLSFLDSCNSLTPKSTPVKTLPFSPSQFLNFWNKQDTLELESPSLTSTPVCSQKVVVTTPLHRDKTPLHQKHAAFVTPDQKYSMDNTPHTPTPFKNALEKYGPLKPLLRRSPIKKVRKSLALDIVDEDVKLVMSTLPKPTNVLSSSSSLMVSGIKEDTSLLNEGFLQAKPEKPVAAQKPRSHFPTPAPMTSAWKTVACGGTRDQLFMQEKARQLLGRLKPSHTSRTLILS, from the exons TGAGGAGCTGGATGAGCTGCACTACCAGGACACAGATTCAGATGTGCCAGAGCAGAGGGACAGCAAGTGCAAGGTCAAATGGACCCACGAGGAG GACGAGCAGCTGAGGACCCTGGTAAGGCAGTTTGGACAGCAAGACTGGAAATTCCTGGCCAGCCACTTTCCT AACCGCACTGACCAGCAGTGCCAGTACCGGTGGCTGAGGGTCTTGAATCCAGACCTCGTCAAAGGGCCATGGACCAAAGAGGAGGACCAAAAG GTCATCGAGCTGGTCAAAAAGTACGGCACAAAGCAGTGGACGCTGATCGCCAAGCACCTGAAGGGCCGGCTGGGGAAGCAGTGCCGTGAGCGCTGGCACAACCATCTCAACCCCGAGGTAAAGAAGTCCTGCTGGACTGAGGAGGAGGACCGCATCATCTGTGAGGCCCACAAGGTGCTTGGCAACCGCTGGGCTGAGATCGCCAAGATGCTGCCAGGGAG GACAGACAATGCTGTGAAGAATCACTGGAACTCCACCATCAAAAGGAAGGTGGACACGGGTGGCTTCCTGAGTGAGTCCAAAGACTGCAAGCCCCCTGTGTACTTGCTGCTGGAGCTTGAAGACAAGGAAGGCTGCCAGAGCGCCCGCCCCGTGGAAGAGCAG GGAAGTCTTATGACCAATTGGCCCCCAGCGCTTCCTGccatgaaagaagaggaaagcagTGAGGAGGAGGCCACGGCAGCCACTACTTCTAAGGAGCAGGGAGCTGTCCCTGCAGACCTGGGTGGAGTGCGAACACCAGAGCCCTTGGAGGACTTCCCTAAACGTGAAGACCAGGAGGGTTCTTCGCCAGAAACCAGCCTGCCCTACAAGTGGGTGGTGGAGGCCGCAAACCTCCTCATCCCTGCCGTGGGGTCCAGCCTCTCAGAAGCCCTGGACTTAATCGAGTCG GACCCTGATGCTTGGTGTGACCTGAGTAAATTTGACCTGCCTGAGGAGCCGTCTGCAGAGGGCAGCATCAGCAACAGCCCTGTGCAGCCATCACCGTCACAGCAGCAGCAGACACTGCCGTCCCGTCAGCCTGCTTCCACAGTACCCAGTGTGACCGAGTACCGCCTGGACGGCCACACCATCTCAGACCTGAGCCGGAGCAGTCGGGGCGAGCTGATCCCCATTTCCCCCAGCACTGAAGTGGGGGGCTTGGGCATTGGCACACCGCCTTCAGTGCTCAAGCGGCAGAAAAAAAGGCGTGTTGCCCTGTCCCCTGTCACAGAGAACAGCGCCAGCCTGTCCTTCCTAGACTCCTGTAACAGCCTCACCCCCAAGAGCACACCTGTCAAGACCCTGCCCTTCTCACCCTCCCAG TTTCTGAACTTCTGGAACAAACAGGACACACTGGAGCTGGAGAGCCCCTCACTGACGTCCACCCCGGTGTGCAGCCAGAAGGTGGTCGTCACTACACCCCTGCACCGTGATAAGACACCCCTGCATCAGAAACATGCTGC GTTTGTAACTCCAGATCAGAAGTACTCCATGGACAACACTCCCCACACACCAACCCCATTCAAGAATGCCCTGGAGAAGTATGGACCACTAAAGCCCCTG cTGCGGCGGAGCCCCATCAAGAAGGTCCGCAAGTCCCTGGCTCTGGACATCGTGGATGAGGATGTGAAGCTGGTGATGTCTACACTGCCCAAG CCCACAAATGTCCTGTCGAGTTCCTCTAGCCTCATGGTGTCAGGCATCAAAGAGGACACCAGTCTGCTCAACGAGGGCTTCCTGCAGGCCAAACCGGAGAAGCCAGTGGCTGCCCAGAAGCCCCGAAGCCACTTTCCAACACCTGCCCCT ATGACCAGCGCCTGGAAGACGGTGGCCTGCGGGGGGACCAGGGACCAGCTCTTCATGCAAGAGAAAGCCCGGCAGCTCCTGGGTCGCTTGAAGCCCAGCCACACGTCTCGGACCCTCATCTTGTCCTGA
- the MYBL2 gene encoding myb-related protein B isoform X9: protein MSCAQETVKRYLLSKDAGKAQSEELDELHYQDTDSDVPEQRDSKCKVKWTHEEDEQLRTLVRQFGQQDWKFLASHFPNRTDQQCQYRWLRVLNPDLVKGPWTKEEDQKVIELVKKYGTKQWTLIAKHLKGRLGKQCRERWHNHLNPEVKKSCWTEEEDRIICEAHKVLGNRWAEIAKMLPGRTDNAVKNHWNSTIKRKVDTGGFLSESKDCKPPVYLLLELEDKEGCQSARPVEEQGSLMTNWPPALPAMKEEESSEEEATAATTSKEQGAVPADLGGVRTPEPLEDFPKREDQEGSSPETSLPYKWVVEAANLLIPAVGSSLSEALDLIESDPDAWCDLSKFDLPEEPSAEGSISNSPVQPSPSQQQQTLPSRQPASTVPSVTEYRLDGHTISDLSRSSRGELIPISPSTEVGGLGIGTPPSVLKRQKKRRVALSPVTENSASLSFLDSCNSLTPKSTPVKTLPFSPSQFLNFWNKQDTLELESPSLTSTPVCSQKVVVTTPLHRDKTPLHQKHAAFVTPDQKYSMDNTPHTPTPFKNALEKYGPLKPLVGIWFPDTEILACFPDSFERVHLTLVTKIKAFRGTSQGCCPLYLLLSLFSGCCHLRLERLPRTPQAPEQKVKSRVPIEVVWA from the exons TGAGGAGCTGGATGAGCTGCACTACCAGGACACAGATTCAGATGTGCCAGAGCAGAGGGACAGCAAGTGCAAGGTCAAATGGACCCACGAGGAG GACGAGCAGCTGAGGACCCTGGTAAGGCAGTTTGGACAGCAAGACTGGAAATTCCTGGCCAGCCACTTTCCT AACCGCACTGACCAGCAGTGCCAGTACCGGTGGCTGAGGGTCTTGAATCCAGACCTCGTCAAAGGGCCATGGACCAAAGAGGAGGACCAAAAG GTCATCGAGCTGGTCAAAAAGTACGGCACAAAGCAGTGGACGCTGATCGCCAAGCACCTGAAGGGCCGGCTGGGGAAGCAGTGCCGTGAGCGCTGGCACAACCATCTCAACCCCGAGGTAAAGAAGTCCTGCTGGACTGAGGAGGAGGACCGCATCATCTGTGAGGCCCACAAGGTGCTTGGCAACCGCTGGGCTGAGATCGCCAAGATGCTGCCAGGGAG GACAGACAATGCTGTGAAGAATCACTGGAACTCCACCATCAAAAGGAAGGTGGACACGGGTGGCTTCCTGAGTGAGTCCAAAGACTGCAAGCCCCCTGTGTACTTGCTGCTGGAGCTTGAAGACAAGGAAGGCTGCCAGAGCGCCCGCCCCGTGGAAGAGCAG GGAAGTCTTATGACCAATTGGCCCCCAGCGCTTCCTGccatgaaagaagaggaaagcagTGAGGAGGAGGCCACGGCAGCCACTACTTCTAAGGAGCAGGGAGCTGTCCCTGCAGACCTGGGTGGAGTGCGAACACCAGAGCCCTTGGAGGACTTCCCTAAACGTGAAGACCAGGAGGGTTCTTCGCCAGAAACCAGCCTGCCCTACAAGTGGGTGGTGGAGGCCGCAAACCTCCTCATCCCTGCCGTGGGGTCCAGCCTCTCAGAAGCCCTGGACTTAATCGAGTCG GACCCTGATGCTTGGTGTGACCTGAGTAAATTTGACCTGCCTGAGGAGCCGTCTGCAGAGGGCAGCATCAGCAACAGCCCTGTGCAGCCATCACCGTCACAGCAGCAGCAGACACTGCCGTCCCGTCAGCCTGCTTCCACAGTACCCAGTGTGACCGAGTACCGCCTGGACGGCCACACCATCTCAGACCTGAGCCGGAGCAGTCGGGGCGAGCTGATCCCCATTTCCCCCAGCACTGAAGTGGGGGGCTTGGGCATTGGCACACCGCCTTCAGTGCTCAAGCGGCAGAAAAAAAGGCGTGTTGCCCTGTCCCCTGTCACAGAGAACAGCGCCAGCCTGTCCTTCCTAGACTCCTGTAACAGCCTCACCCCCAAGAGCACACCTGTCAAGACCCTGCCCTTCTCACCCTCCCAG TTTCTGAACTTCTGGAACAAACAGGACACACTGGAGCTGGAGAGCCCCTCACTGACGTCCACCCCGGTGTGCAGCCAGAAGGTGGTCGTCACTACACCCCTGCACCGTGATAAGACACCCCTGCATCAGAAACATGCTGC GTTTGTAACTCCAGATCAGAAGTACTCCATGGACAACACTCCCCACACACCAACCCCATTCAAGAATGCCCTGGAGAAGTATGGACCACTAAAGCCCCTG GTGGGGATATGGTTCCCAGACACTGAGATATTGGCATGTTTTCCAGACAGCTTTGAGAGGGTGCATCTGACCTTGGTAACAAAAATTAAAGCTTTTAGAGGGACATCTCAGGGTTGCTGTCCCCTGtacctgctgctctctctcttttctggttGCTGCCACCTGAGGCTGGAGAGATTGCCTAGAACCCCACAGGCCCCAGAACAGAAAGTAAAGTCCAGAGTCCCCATTGAAGTAGTTTGGGCTTGA
- the MYBL2 gene encoding myb-related protein B isoform X4: MSCAQETVKRYLLSKDAGKAQSEELDELHYQDTDSDVPEQRDSKCKVKWTHEEDEQLRTLVRQFGQQDWKFLASHFPNRTDQQCQYRWLRVLNPDLVKGPWTKEEDQKVIELVKKYGTKQWTLIAKHLKGRLGKQCRERWHNHLNPEVKKSCWTEEEDRIICEAHKVLGNRWAEIAKMLPGRTDNAVKNHWNSTIKRKVDTGGFLSESKDCKPPVYLLLELEDKEGCQSARPVEEQGSLMTNWPPALPAMKEEESSEEEATAATTSKEQGAVPADLGGVRTPEPLEDFPKREDQEGSSPETSLPYKWVVEAANLLIPAVGSSLSEALDLIESDPDAWCDLSKFDLPEEPSAEGSISNSPVQPSPSQQQQTLPSRQPASTVPSVTEYRLDGHTISDLSRSSRGELIPISPSTEVGGLGIGTPPSVLKRQKKRRVALSPVTENSASLSFLDSCNSLTPKSTPVKTLPFSPSQFLNFWNKQDTLELESPSLTSTPVCSQKVVVTTPLHRDKTPLHQKHAAFVTPDQKYSMDNTPHTPTPFKNALEKYGPLKPLPQTPHLEEDLKEVLRSEAGIELIIEDEVRPEKQKRKAGLRRSPIKKVRKSLALDIVDEDVKLVMSTLPKVLSLPTNVLSSSSSLMVSGIKEDTSLLNEGFLQAKPEKPVAAQKPRSHFPTPAPMTSAWKTVACGGTRDQLFMQEKARQLLGRLKPSHTSRTLILS, encoded by the exons TGAGGAGCTGGATGAGCTGCACTACCAGGACACAGATTCAGATGTGCCAGAGCAGAGGGACAGCAAGTGCAAGGTCAAATGGACCCACGAGGAG GACGAGCAGCTGAGGACCCTGGTAAGGCAGTTTGGACAGCAAGACTGGAAATTCCTGGCCAGCCACTTTCCT AACCGCACTGACCAGCAGTGCCAGTACCGGTGGCTGAGGGTCTTGAATCCAGACCTCGTCAAAGGGCCATGGACCAAAGAGGAGGACCAAAAG GTCATCGAGCTGGTCAAAAAGTACGGCACAAAGCAGTGGACGCTGATCGCCAAGCACCTGAAGGGCCGGCTGGGGAAGCAGTGCCGTGAGCGCTGGCACAACCATCTCAACCCCGAGGTAAAGAAGTCCTGCTGGACTGAGGAGGAGGACCGCATCATCTGTGAGGCCCACAAGGTGCTTGGCAACCGCTGGGCTGAGATCGCCAAGATGCTGCCAGGGAG GACAGACAATGCTGTGAAGAATCACTGGAACTCCACCATCAAAAGGAAGGTGGACACGGGTGGCTTCCTGAGTGAGTCCAAAGACTGCAAGCCCCCTGTGTACTTGCTGCTGGAGCTTGAAGACAAGGAAGGCTGCCAGAGCGCCCGCCCCGTGGAAGAGCAG GGAAGTCTTATGACCAATTGGCCCCCAGCGCTTCCTGccatgaaagaagaggaaagcagTGAGGAGGAGGCCACGGCAGCCACTACTTCTAAGGAGCAGGGAGCTGTCCCTGCAGACCTGGGTGGAGTGCGAACACCAGAGCCCTTGGAGGACTTCCCTAAACGTGAAGACCAGGAGGGTTCTTCGCCAGAAACCAGCCTGCCCTACAAGTGGGTGGTGGAGGCCGCAAACCTCCTCATCCCTGCCGTGGGGTCCAGCCTCTCAGAAGCCCTGGACTTAATCGAGTCG GACCCTGATGCTTGGTGTGACCTGAGTAAATTTGACCTGCCTGAGGAGCCGTCTGCAGAGGGCAGCATCAGCAACAGCCCTGTGCAGCCATCACCGTCACAGCAGCAGCAGACACTGCCGTCCCGTCAGCCTGCTTCCACAGTACCCAGTGTGACCGAGTACCGCCTGGACGGCCACACCATCTCAGACCTGAGCCGGAGCAGTCGGGGCGAGCTGATCCCCATTTCCCCCAGCACTGAAGTGGGGGGCTTGGGCATTGGCACACCGCCTTCAGTGCTCAAGCGGCAGAAAAAAAGGCGTGTTGCCCTGTCCCCTGTCACAGAGAACAGCGCCAGCCTGTCCTTCCTAGACTCCTGTAACAGCCTCACCCCCAAGAGCACACCTGTCAAGACCCTGCCCTTCTCACCCTCCCAG TTTCTGAACTTCTGGAACAAACAGGACACACTGGAGCTGGAGAGCCCCTCACTGACGTCCACCCCGGTGTGCAGCCAGAAGGTGGTCGTCACTACACCCCTGCACCGTGATAAGACACCCCTGCATCAGAAACATGCTGC GTTTGTAACTCCAGATCAGAAGTACTCCATGGACAACACTCCCCACACACCAACCCCATTCAAGAATGCCCTGGAGAAGTATGGACCACTAAAGCCCCTG ccccagaccCCACACCTGGAAGAGGACTTGAAAGAGGTGCTGCGCTCTGAGGCTGGCATCGAGCTCATCATTGAGGATGAAGTGAGGCCtgagaagcagaagaggaaggcTGGG cTGCGGCGGAGCCCCATCAAGAAGGTCCGCAAGTCCCTGGCTCTGGACATCGTGGATGAGGATGTGAAGCTGGTGATGTCTACACTGCCCAAGGTGCTGTCCTTG CCCACAAATGTCCTGTCGAGTTCCTCTAGCCTCATGGTGTCAGGCATCAAAGAGGACACCAGTCTGCTCAACGAGGGCTTCCTGCAGGCCAAACCGGAGAAGCCAGTGGCTGCCCAGAAGCCCCGAAGCCACTTTCCAACACCTGCCCCT ATGACCAGCGCCTGGAAGACGGTGGCCTGCGGGGGGACCAGGGACCAGCTCTTCATGCAAGAGAAAGCCCGGCAGCTCCTGGGTCGCTTGAAGCCCAGCCACACGTCTCGGACCCTCATCTTGTCCTGA
- the MYBL2 gene encoding myb-related protein B isoform X7, whose amino-acid sequence MSCAQETVKRYLLSKDAGKAQSEELDELHYQDTDSDVPEQRDSKCKVKWTHEEDEQLRTLVRQFGQQDWKFLASHFPNRTDQQCQYRWLRVLNPDLVKGPWTKEEDQKVIELVKKYGTKQWTLIAKHLKGRLGKQCRERWHNHLNPEVKKSCWTEEEDRIICEAHKVLGNRWAEIAKMLPGRTDNAVKNHWNSTIKRKVDTGGFLSESKDCKPPVYLLLELEDKEGCQSARPVEEQGSLMTNWPPALPAMKEEESSEEEATAATTSKEQGAVPADLGGVRTPEPLEDFPKREDQEGSSPETSLPYKWVVEAANLLIPAVGSSLSEALDLIESDPDAWCDLSKFDLPEEPSAEGSISNSPVQPSPSQQQQTLPSRQPASTVPSVTEYRLDGHTISDLSRSSRGELIPISPSTEVGGLGIGTPPSVLKRQKKRRVALSPVTENSASLSFLDSCNSLTPKSTPVKTLPFSPSQFLNFWNKQDTLELESPSLTSTPVCSQKVVVTTPLHRDKTPLHQKHAAFVTPDQKYSMDNTPHTPTPFKNALEKYGPLKPLLRRSPIKKVRKSLALDIVDEDVKLVMSTLPKVLSLPTNVLSSSSSLMVSGIKEDTSLLNEGFLQAKPEKPVAAQKPRSHFPTPAPMTSAWKTVACGGTRDQLFMQEKARQLLGRLKPSHTSRTLILS is encoded by the exons TGAGGAGCTGGATGAGCTGCACTACCAGGACACAGATTCAGATGTGCCAGAGCAGAGGGACAGCAAGTGCAAGGTCAAATGGACCCACGAGGAG GACGAGCAGCTGAGGACCCTGGTAAGGCAGTTTGGACAGCAAGACTGGAAATTCCTGGCCAGCCACTTTCCT AACCGCACTGACCAGCAGTGCCAGTACCGGTGGCTGAGGGTCTTGAATCCAGACCTCGTCAAAGGGCCATGGACCAAAGAGGAGGACCAAAAG GTCATCGAGCTGGTCAAAAAGTACGGCACAAAGCAGTGGACGCTGATCGCCAAGCACCTGAAGGGCCGGCTGGGGAAGCAGTGCCGTGAGCGCTGGCACAACCATCTCAACCCCGAGGTAAAGAAGTCCTGCTGGACTGAGGAGGAGGACCGCATCATCTGTGAGGCCCACAAGGTGCTTGGCAACCGCTGGGCTGAGATCGCCAAGATGCTGCCAGGGAG GACAGACAATGCTGTGAAGAATCACTGGAACTCCACCATCAAAAGGAAGGTGGACACGGGTGGCTTCCTGAGTGAGTCCAAAGACTGCAAGCCCCCTGTGTACTTGCTGCTGGAGCTTGAAGACAAGGAAGGCTGCCAGAGCGCCCGCCCCGTGGAAGAGCAG GGAAGTCTTATGACCAATTGGCCCCCAGCGCTTCCTGccatgaaagaagaggaaagcagTGAGGAGGAGGCCACGGCAGCCACTACTTCTAAGGAGCAGGGAGCTGTCCCTGCAGACCTGGGTGGAGTGCGAACACCAGAGCCCTTGGAGGACTTCCCTAAACGTGAAGACCAGGAGGGTTCTTCGCCAGAAACCAGCCTGCCCTACAAGTGGGTGGTGGAGGCCGCAAACCTCCTCATCCCTGCCGTGGGGTCCAGCCTCTCAGAAGCCCTGGACTTAATCGAGTCG GACCCTGATGCTTGGTGTGACCTGAGTAAATTTGACCTGCCTGAGGAGCCGTCTGCAGAGGGCAGCATCAGCAACAGCCCTGTGCAGCCATCACCGTCACAGCAGCAGCAGACACTGCCGTCCCGTCAGCCTGCTTCCACAGTACCCAGTGTGACCGAGTACCGCCTGGACGGCCACACCATCTCAGACCTGAGCCGGAGCAGTCGGGGCGAGCTGATCCCCATTTCCCCCAGCACTGAAGTGGGGGGCTTGGGCATTGGCACACCGCCTTCAGTGCTCAAGCGGCAGAAAAAAAGGCGTGTTGCCCTGTCCCCTGTCACAGAGAACAGCGCCAGCCTGTCCTTCCTAGACTCCTGTAACAGCCTCACCCCCAAGAGCACACCTGTCAAGACCCTGCCCTTCTCACCCTCCCAG TTTCTGAACTTCTGGAACAAACAGGACACACTGGAGCTGGAGAGCCCCTCACTGACGTCCACCCCGGTGTGCAGCCAGAAGGTGGTCGTCACTACACCCCTGCACCGTGATAAGACACCCCTGCATCAGAAACATGCTGC GTTTGTAACTCCAGATCAGAAGTACTCCATGGACAACACTCCCCACACACCAACCCCATTCAAGAATGCCCTGGAGAAGTATGGACCACTAAAGCCCCTG cTGCGGCGGAGCCCCATCAAGAAGGTCCGCAAGTCCCTGGCTCTGGACATCGTGGATGAGGATGTGAAGCTGGTGATGTCTACACTGCCCAAGGTGCTGTCCTTG CCCACAAATGTCCTGTCGAGTTCCTCTAGCCTCATGGTGTCAGGCATCAAAGAGGACACCAGTCTGCTCAACGAGGGCTTCCTGCAGGCCAAACCGGAGAAGCCAGTGGCTGCCCAGAAGCCCCGAAGCCACTTTCCAACACCTGCCCCT ATGACCAGCGCCTGGAAGACGGTGGCCTGCGGGGGGACCAGGGACCAGCTCTTCATGCAAGAGAAAGCCCGGCAGCTCCTGGGTCGCTTGAAGCCCAGCCACACGTCTCGGACCCTCATCTTGTCCTGA